The genomic segment CATACTGATAAAGCCGTGCGTAACCGCTATTCTTTTTGTCTCATCCTTACCGGCGACATCCACCATCACGGCTTTACCGGAGGAGTTAAAGTGATTAAGTTGTTTTCTTTCCATGTTATTATATCATAAGCAACTTTCATGAAAAAATAAATGGGAACTTCTAAAAACTTCCGTTTTTAGAGGTGCCCAAATATCAGATTAAAGCAGATGTTAGATAAAATTTTTTGATTTTATTTGATACATTAACTCAGGAATTGATTCCGACGCAATAAGCCAGATTCGATCTGTTAAGATTTCCCCATAATCATGAACAATTTTGTTTCTTAATCCAATAATTTTTGTCCAAGGAATATCTTGGTTCTCTTTCATAAAATCTTTGGAAAGATGATTTGCGGCTTCTCCGATTATTTGTATCAATCTTTCAACTGCTAATCTTTTTATACGATTATTTACAAAACTGTTATGAGTTTCGTCTTTTAAAATATCAATCACTTCTTGTGAATACTTTAATATATCGTAAATGTAACTTTTATCACGCTCATTATGAAACATAGAGCGGCTCCCGAGAATTCATTATTGCTTCTCTTCTATATGGATTTACTAAAGCGCCAGGTTCCACTATATCAACATTCCTTTTTGTAATATTTTGAAGATAGTCTTGTATATCCAGTATATCAAAAAGTGATATTTTCTCAGAATTTCTAAACTCTATAAGGAAATCGACATCGCTTTCATTTGTAAAATCATTTCGTATTGAAGAGCCAAATACAGATATTTCTTTAATATTATACTTAGAAATTATATATTCCAAATTTTTATGAGTCAAATAGATGCCATTGTTTGAAAGTTTTTCAAAGGCTGTCATATTTCATTCCCTTTTAAATATACCATACCCTTATTAAAATCACAAGACGAACTCAATTCTTGAATCAACAACCTCGTAAAGCGAAACAAGCTCTGCGTGCTTTCGGGTTATATGGAGTGCGCAAGTCTTTCGTAATGCCTTATTCACAAGCTCTAAGCCCGTCCATAATAATCTTTCAGGAAGCGGCGGTAGTATTCCGAAAAGCGATCTTCGGTAATTGACTCCCTGATTTCGGCAACCATTCGATGGAGGAATGCTAAGTTGTGGTAGGTTGCAAGCATTGAATACAGAATCTCCTTGCAGCGGAACAAGTGCCGCAGATACGCACGGCTGTAATTCCGGCATACCTTGCAGGAGCAGCTCGGATCGATTGGGCCGAAATCGTATTCATATTCTTTCTTTTTAATTGAGATGGGACCGATACGGGTAAACAAGTTTCCGTTCCGCGCATTCCGTGACGGGAGTACGCAGTCAAAAATATCGACGCCGTTCTTTACCGCCTCTAAAATATAATCGGGGGTGCCAATGCCCATCACATAGAGCGGTTTTTGTTTGGGAACATGCGCGGCGGTAAAGGCTAAAAATTCCTTGTATACATCCTCAGGCTCGCCGACGGAAAGACCGCCGATTGCGATACCGTGCGGATCGCATTCCATAATCGATTCGATACTTCTGATACGGAGATCTTCAAAAAAGCCGCCTTGTATAATCGGGAAAAGGCTTCCTTCGTACCCTTCCGTTTGATCCCATTCCCGCACCGCCCGATGCATCCACGCGGTTGTGAGCGTCAGCGCTTTTTCGGTTTCCTTTTTGGAAATGCCGTAGGGGGAACAGATATCGAGCTGCATTTGAATGTCGCTATTAAAGGCGGCCTGCACCTGCACCGCGATTTCGGGGCTTAAAAACTGCCTGCTGCCGTCGATATGGCTCTGAAATGTTACGCCTTCTTCCTTAATTTTTCGCAACTGAGACAGCGAAAATACCTGAAATCCGCCCGAATCCGTCAAAAAGTTTTTATTCCAGCCGGAAAACCCGTGCAGCCCGCCCGCCTGCTTGATAACGTCCATACCCGGACGCAAAAAGAGGTGGTAGGTATTCGCTAAGATGATTTCAAAACCTATTTCATGTAAATCATCCTTGGTGATGCCTTTTACCGTCGCGGCCGTTCCCACCGGCATAAAAGCGGGGGTTTGCACCGTACCGTGAGGCAGGCGTATTACTCCCGTGCGGGCAGATGACCCCGCATCCTGATGTAAAAGCGTATAGATATTTTTCCGTTCTCTCATATTACAATCCTTTTAAATAGGCCGGTCTGTCCGCAGGCGGTAACGCACAATCTTCAAGCAGTGCATTGCTTGAATCGGCGGCAACCGTACTTTCCGCCGATTCGATTGCCCCGATAAAAAAGCTGCCCTTAATCGATATGACCTGTACCCTGTCATGCTTATAGAGTACCTGTATGGGAAAGGCGCTCCGCTCCGAAAGCTCCGCATTGGACGCGCTTCCAGAAGCTTCAAGCGCTTTTTCCATAGCCTTTGCCGCCGCTTCAGCCTCTTCCGATGAAAAAATCGGCATCCAGTGATAAAACGTCACGTCAAACCACCCTGCCTGTGCAGCGGGAACAATCTCCAAGCCGGAAATACCGTAGACGGAACCTCCATTGAGCGATTTGATAACCGCTTTTTTATAGCGAATGAGGCGCGCTTCCATATTGCGCTCCCGTTCCTGCTCCTGCGGCGCACTCGCAGCCTGACTTCCGGCGGCATTCATCCCCGTTGCTGCATCGGCAGCTGGTACGACATCGACACTCCACGCAGATTCACAGAGGTTGAAGAACTCCTGAGGCGTGTAATA from the Treponema medium genome contains:
- a CDS encoding DUF86 domain-containing protein, which gives rise to MFHNERDKSYIYDILKYSQEVIDILKDETHNSFVNNRIKRLAVERLIQIIGEAANHLSKDFMKENQDIPWTKIIGLRNKIVHDYGEILTDRIWLIASESIPELMYQIKSKNFI
- a CDS encoding nucleotidyltransferase family protein, producing the protein MTAFEKLSNNGIYLTHKNLEYIISKYNIKEISVFGSSIRNDFTNESDVDFLIEFRNSEKISLFDILDIQDYLQNITKRNVDIVEPGALVNPYRREAIMNSREPLYVS
- the tgt gene encoding tRNA guanosine(34) transglycosylase Tgt, whose protein sequence is MRERKNIYTLLHQDAGSSARTGVIRLPHGTVQTPAFMPVGTAATVKGITKDDLHEIGFEIILANTYHLFLRPGMDVIKQAGGLHGFSGWNKNFLTDSGGFQVFSLSQLRKIKEEGVTFQSHIDGSRQFLSPEIAVQVQAAFNSDIQMQLDICSPYGISKKETEKALTLTTAWMHRAVREWDQTEGYEGSLFPIIQGGFFEDLRIRSIESIMECDPHGIAIGGLSVGEPEDVYKEFLAFTAAHVPKQKPLYVMGIGTPDYILEAVKNGVDIFDCVLPSRNARNGNLFTRIGPISIKKKEYEYDFGPIDPSCSCKVCRNYSRAYLRHLFRCKEILYSMLATYHNLAFLHRMVAEIRESITEDRFSEYYRRFLKDYYGRA